The following are from one region of the Thermus antranikianii DSM 12462 genome:
- a CDS encoding thymidine phosphorylase — protein MNPVQFIREKREGLKHRREDLKAFLEGYLKEEVADYQVSAWLMAAFLRGLDPEETLWLTETMAYSGRVLDLSHLPHPVDKHSSGGVGDKVSLVVGPILAAAGCTFAKMSGRGLAHTGGTIDKLESVPGWRGEMTEGEFLERAERIGLVIAAQSPDLAPLDGKLYALRDVTATVESIPLIASSIMSKKLAAGARSIVLDVKVGKGAFMKTLEEARLLARTMVGIGQGAGRRVRALLTSMEAPLGRAVGNAIEVREAIETLKGKGPEDLVEVALRLAEEALRLEGLDPGLARRAWESGKALERFQAFLEAQGGNPRVVEDFSLLPLGEELPLVSEKEGVVQEVDAYRVGLAVLALGGGRRKKGEAIDHGVGVYLLKKPGDWVERGEALALVYHRGKGLEEALAHLREAFQLGFSASPLPLVLDAVP, from the coding sequence ATGAACCCGGTGCAGTTCATCCGCGAGAAGCGGGAGGGCCTGAAGCACAGGCGGGAGGACCTGAAGGCTTTCCTCGAGGGCTACCTGAAGGAAGAGGTGGCGGACTACCAGGTATCCGCCTGGCTCATGGCCGCCTTCCTGAGGGGCCTGGACCCGGAGGAAACCCTATGGCTTACGGAAACCATGGCCTACTCGGGGAGGGTCCTGGACCTCTCCCATCTGCCCCACCCCGTGGACAAGCACTCCTCCGGGGGGGTGGGGGACAAGGTGAGCCTGGTGGTGGGGCCCATCCTGGCGGCGGCGGGGTGCACCTTCGCCAAGATGTCGGGCCGGGGCCTGGCCCACACCGGGGGGACCATCGACAAGCTGGAGTCGGTGCCGGGCTGGCGGGGGGAGATGACGGAGGGGGAGTTTCTGGAAAGGGCCGAGCGCATCGGCCTAGTCATCGCCGCCCAAAGCCCGGACCTGGCTCCTCTGGACGGGAAGCTCTACGCCCTAAGGGATGTCACGGCCACGGTGGAGAGCATCCCCTTGATCGCCAGCTCCATCATGAGCAAGAAGCTGGCGGCCGGGGCGAGGAGCATCGTCTTGGACGTGAAGGTGGGCAAGGGGGCCTTCATGAAGACCCTGGAGGAAGCCCGGCTTCTCGCCAGGACCATGGTGGGGATCGGCCAGGGGGCGGGGCGAAGGGTTAGGGCCCTCCTCACCAGCATGGAGGCCCCCCTGGGCCGGGCGGTGGGGAACGCCATAGAGGTCCGGGAGGCCATAGAAACCCTGAAGGGAAAGGGACCGGAGGACCTCGTGGAGGTGGCCCTGCGCCTTGCGGAGGAGGCCTTACGGCTTGAGGGGCTGGACCCGGGCCTGGCCCGTAGGGCCTGGGAAAGCGGCAAGGCGCTGGAAAGGTTCCAGGCCTTCCTCGAGGCCCAGGGGGGAAATCCCCGGGTGGTGGAGGACTTCTCCCTGCTTCCCCTTGGGGAGGAACTTCCTCTCGTCTCGGAGAAGGAGGGCGTGGTGCAGGAGGTGGATGCCTACCGGGTGGGCCTGGCGGTTTTGGCCCTGGGGGGCGGGCGTAGGAAGAAGGGGGAGGCCATCGACCACGGGGTGGGGGTCTATCTGCTGAAAAAGCCCGGGGACTGGGTGGAAAGGGGGGAGGCCCTGGCCCTGGTCTACCACCGCGGGAAGGGCTTGGAGGAAGCCCTGGCCCACTTAAGGGAGGCCTTCCAGCTGGGATTTTCGGCAAGCCCCCTGCCCCTGGTCCTGGATGCTGTGCCCTGA
- a CDS encoding Uma2 family endonuclease, which produces MAQRYRFGIEEFERLFQGVTGVELLDGEVYQMSPIGPKHALVVARLVKRLTEALGNQALVWPQNPVRLPPGSEPQPDIALLKPKDYWEALPSAEDILLLVEVSESSLDCDRNVKLPLYARSGIPEVWILDLSENRLHVFRHPKEGLYTEHRILLPGEEAEPLHFPGVRIPWLTLSAW; this is translated from the coding sequence ATGGCCCAGCGGTACCGGTTTGGCATTGAGGAGTTCGAGCGCCTCTTCCAGGGGGTCACGGGGGTGGAACTTCTGGACGGGGAGGTGTACCAGATGAGCCCTATCGGTCCGAAGCATGCGTTGGTCGTAGCCCGTTTGGTTAAGCGGCTCACGGAGGCTCTGGGGAACCAGGCCCTGGTATGGCCGCAAAATCCCGTGCGCCTGCCCCCGGGCTCCGAACCCCAGCCCGATATCGCCCTCCTCAAGCCCAAGGACTACTGGGAGGCCCTCCCCAGCGCCGAGGACATCCTGCTCCTGGTGGAGGTTTCCGAGTCCAGCCTGGACTGCGACCGGAACGTGAAGCTTCCCCTTTATGCCCGCTCGGGAATCCCCGAGGTGTGGATTCTCGACCTCTCGGAAAACCGCCTCCACGTCTTCCGCCATCCCAAGGAGGGCCTTTACACGGAACACCGCATCCTTCTTCCTGGCGAGGAAGCCGAACCCCTCCACTTCCCTGGGGTGCGCATTCCCTGGCTGACCCTAAGTGCGTGGTAA
- a CDS encoding DUF433 domain-containing protein, translated as MGHGQSPHLEGEVLSLDPRDRPLYTLREAARYLGIPPATLHTWVRGRGYATHHGKKWSTPLIVPPQGGSLLSFHNLVEANVLAALREEHRISMAKIRRMVEYAKEHLGVTRPLLLDLKTGLGDVFIKDPEGLLSLTRSGQLALEEILERYLARVDRDVWGRPLRFHPPVAGQIRSDRIVLDPEVAFGAPTVKGIRTRIIALRYDSGETPEFLAEDYGLSVEDVKEAVVFEGRAA; from the coding sequence ATGGGTCACGGGCAAAGTCCGCACCTTGAAGGCGAAGTGCTCAGCTTGGATCCTCGGGACCGCCCCCTCTATACCCTGCGCGAAGCTGCCCGTTACCTGGGCATTCCCCCAGCCACCCTGCACACCTGGGTGCGCGGGCGAGGCTACGCTACCCATCATGGGAAAAAATGGTCTACCCCGTTGATTGTCCCTCCGCAAGGAGGCTCCCTCCTCTCCTTTCACAACTTGGTGGAAGCCAATGTCCTCGCCGCATTAAGAGAGGAACATCGCATCTCCATGGCCAAAATCCGCCGCATGGTGGAGTATGCCAAGGAACATCTAGGAGTCACCCGCCCGCTCCTGCTTGACCTGAAAACCGGCCTAGGGGATGTTTTCATTAAGGATCCCGAGGGATTGCTGTCTTTAACCCGTTCTGGTCAGCTAGCCCTAGAGGAAATCCTGGAACGCTATTTGGCCAGGGTAGATCGGGATGTCTGGGGAAGGCCTCTTCGCTTCCATCCTCCCGTAGCCGGACAAATACGTAGCGACCGAATCGTATTGGACCCAGAAGTAGCCTTCGGCGCGCCCACGGTGAAAGGCATTCGAACCCGCATCATCGCGCTTCGTTACGATTCCGGCGAAACCCCGGAGTTCCTAGCCGAAGACTACGGCCTTAGCGTGGAAGACGTAAAGGAAGCTGTGGTTTTCGAGGGTAGGGCTGCGTGA
- a CDS encoding type IV pilus twitching motility protein PilT: MSEASPQEGKQSLLEMLKAMVQARASDIHLQAGAPPVIRVDGKLKPFGNRPLTPKDLEAIAKALLTPEQWEEVEYRKELDFAYTIPGVARFRCNLLRQRGSFGLVMRVVSEVIPSFEALGLPREVMEGLAAKERGLILVTGPTGSGKSTTLAALIDHINLHYAKNIITIEDPIEFLHKHKKSLVVQREVGLDTDSFYSGLKYAMRQDPDVILIGEMRDKETVEAALMAAQTGHLVLSTLHTLDAARTINRIIEFFPLHEHHQVRILLAESLLGILSQRLLPRADGKGRVLALEVLIATPYVRELIKDEDKTPQIKEAMMEGSIHGMRTFDQHLVELYTQGLISLEDALSAATSPHEFRLLLTKATGQAY; encoded by the coding sequence ATGAGCGAGGCTTCTCCCCAGGAGGGCAAGCAGAGCCTCTTGGAGATGCTCAAGGCCATGGTCCAGGCCCGGGCCTCGGACATCCACCTGCAGGCGGGGGCCCCGCCCGTGATCCGGGTGGACGGGAAGCTGAAACCCTTCGGCAACCGGCCCCTGACCCCCAAGGACCTCGAGGCCATCGCCAAAGCCCTCCTCACCCCGGAGCAGTGGGAGGAGGTGGAGTACCGCAAGGAGCTGGACTTCGCCTACACCATCCCCGGGGTGGCCCGCTTCCGCTGCAACCTTCTGAGGCAGAGGGGAAGCTTCGGCTTGGTGATGCGGGTGGTCTCCGAGGTCATCCCCAGCTTCGAGGCCCTGGGCCTGCCCCGGGAGGTGATGGAGGGGCTCGCCGCCAAGGAGCGGGGGCTCATCCTGGTGACCGGGCCCACGGGTTCAGGGAAAAGCACCACCTTGGCGGCCCTCATCGACCACATCAACCTGCACTACGCCAAGAACATCATCACCATCGAGGACCCCATAGAGTTCTTGCACAAGCACAAGAAGAGCCTGGTGGTCCAGCGGGAGGTGGGGCTGGACACGGATAGCTTCTACTCGGGCCTCAAGTACGCCATGCGCCAGGACCCGGATGTGATCCTGATCGGGGAGATGCGGGACAAGGAGACGGTGGAGGCCGCCCTCATGGCGGCCCAGACCGGGCACCTGGTGCTTTCCACCCTGCACACCCTGGATGCGGCGAGGACCATCAACCGCATCATCGAGTTTTTCCCCCTGCATGAGCACCACCAGGTGCGCATCCTCCTGGCGGAGTCCCTTCTCGGCATCCTCTCCCAGCGCCTTCTGCCCCGGGCGGACGGCAAGGGGAGGGTGCTGGCCCTCGAGGTGCTGATCGCCACCCCCTACGTGCGGGAGCTCATCAAGGACGAGGACAAGACCCCCCAGATCAAGGAGGCCATGATGGAGGGCTCCATTCACGGGATGCGCACCTTCGACCAGCATTTGGTGGAGCTCTACACCCAGGGGCTCATCTCCCTGGAGGACGCCCTTTCCGCCGCCACCAGCCCCCACGAGTTCAGGCTTCTCCTCACCAAGGCCACGGGGCAGGCGTACTAG
- the panC gene encoding pantoate--beta-alanine ligase — MKVAHTVAELRQALPREGVGFVPTMGYLHRGHLALVERARKENPFVVVSIFVNPLQFGPGEDYHRYPRDLERDQALLEEAGVDLLFAPSVEEMYPAGYSTRVSVEGPLTALWEGAVRPGHFQGVATVVARLFLLVRPDRAYFGEKDYQQLLVIRKMVRDMGFPLEVVGVPTVREEDGLALSSRNVYLSPERRKEATVLYRALQAMREAALKGEGVAEALRRGEEVLKEVPQFQPDYLAIVHPETLLPLSRFVPGARGIVAGRFPEVRLIDNLEVYP; from the coding sequence GTGAAGGTGGCGCACACCGTGGCCGAGTTAAGGCAGGCCCTCCCCCGGGAGGGGGTGGGGTTTGTCCCCACCATGGGCTACCTCCACCGGGGGCACCTGGCCCTGGTGGAGAGGGCCCGGAAGGAGAACCCCTTTGTGGTGGTCTCCATCTTCGTGAACCCTCTGCAGTTTGGTCCCGGGGAGGACTACCACCGCTACCCCAGGGATCTGGAGCGGGACCAAGCCCTTTTGGAGGAGGCGGGGGTGGACCTCCTCTTCGCCCCCAGCGTGGAGGAGATGTACCCGGCGGGCTACTCCACCCGCGTCAGCGTGGAGGGTCCCCTCACCGCCCTTTGGGAGGGGGCGGTGCGCCCCGGCCATTTCCAGGGGGTGGCCACGGTGGTGGCCAGGCTTTTCCTCCTGGTGAGGCCGGACCGGGCCTACTTCGGGGAGAAGGATTACCAGCAGCTTCTCGTGATCCGCAAGATGGTCCGGGACATGGGCTTTCCCCTGGAGGTGGTGGGGGTGCCCACGGTGCGGGAGGAGGATGGGCTTGCCCTTTCCAGCCGCAACGTGTACCTTTCCCCAGAAAGGCGCAAGGAAGCCACGGTGCTTTACCGGGCCCTGCAGGCCATGCGGGAAGCGGCCCTAAAGGGGGAAGGCGTGGCCGAGGCCTTGAGAAGGGGGGAGGAAGTGCTTAAGGAGGTTCCCCAGTTTCAGCCTGACTACCTGGCCATCGTCCACCCCGAGACCCTCCTTCCCCTTTCCCGCTTTGTTCCCGGGGCCAGGGGGATCGTGGCGGGCCGCTTCCCTGAGGTGCGCCTGATCGATAACCTGGAGGTGTACCCATGA